Proteins encoded in a region of the Streptomyces sp. NBC_00310 genome:
- a CDS encoding N,N-dimethylformamidase beta subunit family domain-containing protein, translating to MSPEHHIRRWESGALAHAVTDPFGQGPVPWLRGNVTYFDDTGHVVPWYVEPGPPESDAAAKGTHARVPAPRTPAGPRSADDVRRQIKGFTATGAAAPGQSIDFHITVDPPQEFGVDVYRIGHYSGDGAAKITTSPRLSGIVQPPPLTADRTVSCHHWWLSWRLQIPSYWNTGAYVAVLTTADGYRSHVPFTIRDDRPADLLLLLPDITWQAYNLYPEDGRTGASLYHAWDEDGRLLGESDAATTVSFDRPYAGAGLPLHVGHAYDFIRWAERYGYDLAYADARDLHSGRVDPSRYRGLVFPGHDEYWSPQMRRTAELARDSGTSLVFLSSNTMYWQVELSPSPSGVPDRLLTCRKRRGPGKSALWREIDRPEQQLMGIQYEGRVPDPHPLVVRNADHWLWDATGAHENDELEGMVAGEADRYFPRTPLPEHQGRILLAHSPYRDAHDTVRHQETSLYRAPSGAWVFASGTFAWSPALDRPGHVDTRVQRATANLLDRICKRD from the coding sequence ATGAGCCCGGAGCACCACATCCGCCGTTGGGAGTCGGGCGCACTCGCCCACGCCGTGACGGACCCCTTCGGCCAGGGCCCCGTCCCCTGGCTGCGGGGCAATGTGACGTACTTCGACGACACCGGCCACGTGGTCCCCTGGTACGTGGAGCCGGGCCCGCCCGAGTCCGACGCCGCGGCCAAAGGCACCCACGCCCGCGTCCCCGCCCCCCGCACCCCGGCGGGCCCCCGCTCCGCCGACGACGTGCGCCGGCAGATCAAAGGGTTCACGGCGACCGGTGCCGCCGCGCCCGGCCAGTCCATCGACTTCCACATCACCGTGGACCCGCCGCAGGAATTCGGCGTCGACGTCTACCGCATCGGGCACTACAGCGGCGACGGGGCGGCGAAGATCACCACCAGCCCCCGGCTCTCCGGCATCGTCCAGCCCCCGCCCCTCACCGCCGACCGCACGGTCTCCTGCCATCACTGGTGGCTCTCCTGGCGGCTGCAGATCCCGAGCTACTGGAACACCGGCGCGTATGTCGCGGTCCTGACCACCGCCGACGGCTACCGCTCCCACGTGCCGTTCACCATCCGCGACGACCGCCCGGCCGACCTGCTGCTCCTGCTCCCGGACATCACCTGGCAGGCGTACAACCTGTATCCGGAGGACGGCCGCACCGGCGCCAGCCTCTACCACGCCTGGGACGAGGACGGCCGGCTGCTCGGCGAGTCCGACGCCGCGACGACCGTCTCCTTCGACCGTCCGTACGCCGGCGCCGGCCTCCCCCTGCATGTGGGTCACGCCTACGACTTCATCCGCTGGGCCGAGCGCTACGGCTACGACCTCGCCTACGCCGACGCCCGCGACCTGCACTCCGGCCGTGTCGACCCGTCCCGCTACCGGGGGCTGGTCTTCCCGGGCCACGACGAGTACTGGTCACCGCAGATGCGCCGCACCGCCGAGCTCGCCCGCGACAGCGGCACCTCGCTGGTCTTCCTCTCCTCCAACACCATGTACTGGCAGGTGGAGCTGAGCCCGTCCCCGTCCGGGGTCCCCGACCGCCTCCTCACCTGCCGAAAACGCCGGGGCCCCGGTAAATCCGCACTGTGGCGCGAAATCGACCGCCCCGAGCAGCAGTTGATGGGCATCCAGTACGAGGGCCGGGTCCCCGACCCCCACCCCCTGGTCGTGCGCAACGCCGACCACTGGCTCTGGGACGCGACCGGCGCCCACGAGAACGACGAGCTGGAGGGCATGGTCGCCGGCGAGGCCGACCGCTACTTCCCCCGCACCCCGCTCCCCGAGCACCAGGGCCGCATACTCCTGGCCCACTCCCCGTACCGGGACGCCCACGACACCGTCCGCCATCAGGAGACGTCGCTGTACCGCGCCCCGTCCGGTGCCTGGGTCTTCGCATCCGGGACGTTCGCCTGGTCCCCGGCCCTGGACCGTCCGGGCCACGTCGACACCCGCGTCCAGCGAGCCACCGCAAACCTTCTGGACCGCATCTGCAAACGCGACTGA
- a CDS encoding response regulator transcription factor, protein MTGVPEAGRPVRLLLADDEHLIRGALAALLALEDDLVVVAEAATGPEALAMARAHEPDVAVLDLQMPGADGVRVATSLRADLPGCRVLIVTGHGRPGHLKRALEAGVRGFVPKTVSAQRLAEIIRTVHAGNRYVDPELAADAISSGDSPLTAREAEVLELAAHGAPVAEIAERAALSQGTVRNYLSSAVSKLGVENRHAAVRLARERGWV, encoded by the coding sequence ATGACCGGCGTACCGGAGGCGGGGCGGCCCGTGCGGCTGCTGCTCGCGGACGACGAGCATCTGATCAGGGGGGCACTGGCCGCGTTGCTGGCGCTGGAGGACGACCTGGTGGTGGTCGCGGAGGCGGCGACCGGGCCGGAGGCGCTGGCGATGGCGCGGGCCCACGAGCCGGATGTGGCGGTGCTGGATCTGCAGATGCCGGGGGCGGACGGTGTGAGGGTCGCCACATCCCTGCGCGCCGACCTGCCCGGCTGCCGGGTGCTGATCGTGACCGGTCATGGGCGGCCGGGGCATCTGAAGCGGGCGCTTGAGGCCGGTGTGCGCGGGTTCGTCCCCAAGACCGTCAGCGCGCAACGGCTCGCGGAGATCATCCGGACCGTGCACGCGGGGAACCGTTATGTGGACCCGGAGTTGGCGGCCGACGCGATCTCGTCCGGGGACTCGCCGCTGACCGCGCGGGAGGCCGAGGTGCTCGAATTGGCCGCCCACGGGGCGCCCGTCGCGGAGATCGCCGAGCGGGCGGCGCTGTCCCAGGGGACCGTCCGGAACTATCTGTCGTCGGCCGTGTCCAAGCTCGGGGTGGAGAACCGGCACGCGGCGGTGCGTCTCGCACGGGAGCGAGGTTGGGTATAG
- the purQ gene encoding phosphoribosylformylglycinamidine synthase subunit PurQ, translating into MTARIGVVTFPGSLDDRDTQRAIRLAGAEPVALWHKDKDLHQVDAVVLCGGFSYGDYLRAGAIARFSPVMETVIEQAKAGLPVLGICNGFQILTEAHLLPGGMLGNDHLHFICRDQKLRVENAETAWTTDYTAGQEIHIPLKNMDGRYVADQYTLDKLEAEGRVAFRYLDFNPNGSLNDIAGISNEAGNVVGLMPHPEHAVEPLIGTGRTDGLPFFTSILKKLVNA; encoded by the coding sequence GTGACCGCTCGTATTGGCGTCGTCACCTTTCCCGGCAGCCTCGACGACCGGGACACGCAGCGTGCGATCAGGCTCGCCGGTGCCGAACCCGTCGCTCTCTGGCACAAGGACAAGGACCTCCACCAGGTCGACGCCGTGGTGCTGTGCGGTGGTTTTTCCTACGGTGACTATCTGCGCGCGGGAGCCATCGCGCGCTTCTCGCCGGTGATGGAGACGGTCATCGAGCAGGCGAAGGCCGGACTGCCGGTCCTCGGCATCTGCAACGGCTTCCAGATCCTCACCGAGGCCCACCTCCTCCCGGGCGGGATGCTCGGCAACGACCATCTGCACTTCATCTGCCGCGACCAGAAGCTGCGGGTGGAGAACGCGGAGACCGCCTGGACGACCGACTACACGGCCGGCCAGGAGATCCACATCCCGCTGAAGAACATGGACGGCCGCTACGTGGCCGACCAGTACACGCTGGACAAGCTGGAGGCCGAGGGCCGGGTCGCGTTCCGCTACCTGGACTTCAACCCCAACGGCTCGCTCAACGACATCGCCGGCATCTCCAACGAGGCCGGGAACGTCGTGGGCCTCATGCCGCACCCGGAGCACGCCGTGGAGCCGCTGATCGGCACCGGCCGCACCGACGGCCTCCCCTTCTTCACCTCGATCCTCAAGAAGCTGGTCAACGCATGA
- a CDS encoding ABC transporter ATP-binding protein, with protein MKTSGHDGVSPHDHENVIEVTDLRRVYGGGFEAVRGISFSVGRGELFALLGTNGAGKTSTVELLEGLAPPSGGRVRVLGHDPYQERAAVRPRIGVMLQEGGFPSELTVAETVRMWAGCTSGARPVAEALEIVGLGRRADVRVKQLSGGEKRRLDLALALLGRPEVLFLDEPTTGLDAEGRQDTWELVRELRDGGTTVLLTTHYLEEAEDLADRLAILHEGAVAATGTPAEVTASQPSRISFELPAGYFLGDLPPLGELGVTGHEENDRVVVLRTNELQRAATGLLLWAERARVELRRLEVRSASLEEAFLRIARESAEASRAATESRTATESRSGTGSRKDGVAA; from the coding sequence ATGAAAACGAGCGGGCACGACGGCGTGAGCCCTCACGATCACGAGAACGTGATCGAGGTCACCGACCTGCGGCGCGTGTACGGGGGCGGTTTCGAGGCCGTGCGGGGAATCAGTTTCTCCGTCGGCCGGGGAGAACTTTTCGCGCTTCTGGGCACCAACGGAGCGGGCAAGACCTCGACGGTCGAACTGCTGGAGGGACTCGCGCCGCCGTCCGGGGGCAGGGTGCGGGTCCTCGGGCACGACCCCTACCAGGAGCGCGCGGCCGTACGCCCCCGGATCGGCGTGATGCTGCAGGAGGGCGGCTTCCCCTCCGAGCTGACCGTCGCGGAGACGGTACGGATGTGGGCCGGCTGCACCAGCGGGGCGCGGCCCGTGGCCGAGGCGTTGGAGATCGTCGGACTCGGTCGGCGGGCCGACGTACGGGTCAAGCAACTGTCCGGGGGTGAGAAGCGGCGCCTCGACCTGGCGCTCGCGCTCCTCGGGCGCCCCGAGGTCCTCTTCCTGGACGAGCCGACGACGGGCCTCGACGCGGAGGGCCGCCAGGACACGTGGGAGCTGGTACGGGAGTTGCGCGACGGGGGTACGACCGTGCTGCTCACCACGCACTACCTGGAGGAGGCGGAGGACCTGGCCGACCGGCTCGCCATCCTCCACGAGGGCGCCGTGGCCGCGACCGGCACCCCGGCCGAGGTGACCGCCTCCCAGCCGTCCCGCATCTCCTTCGAACTGCCCGCCGGGTACTTCCTCGGCGACCTGCCGCCGCTCGGCGAACTGGGCGTCACCGGGCACGAGGAGAACGACCGCGTGGTGGTGCTGCGCACGAACGAACTCCAGCGGGCGGCCACCGGGCTGCTGCTGTGGGCCGAGCGGGCGCGGGTCGAGCTGCGACGGCTGGAGGTGCGGTCCGCCTCGCTGGAGGAGGCGTTCCTGCGGATCGCCCGGGAGTCCGCGGAGGCATCGCGTGCGGCCACGGAATCCCGTACGGCCACGGAATCGCGCTCGGGCACGGGATCACGCAAGGACGGGGTGGCGGCATGA
- the purS gene encoding phosphoribosylformylglycinamidine synthase subunit PurS encodes MARVVVDVMLKPEILDPQGQAVQRALPRLGFEGVSDVRQGKRFELEVDGPVDDAALARIHELAESFLANTVIEDFTVKVEEVAEAGK; translated from the coding sequence GTGGCACGCGTCGTAGTCGACGTCATGCTCAAGCCGGAGATCCTCGACCCCCAGGGCCAGGCGGTGCAGCGCGCGCTGCCGCGCCTCGGTTTCGAGGGCGTCTCCGACGTACGTCAGGGAAAGCGATTCGAACTGGAAGTTGACGGACCGGTGGACGACGCCGCGCTCGCCCGCATCCACGAACTGGCGGAATCCTTCCTCGCCAACACCGTGATCGAGGACTTCACCGTCAAGGTCGAGGAAGTCGCGGAGGCGGGAAAGTGA
- a CDS encoding ABC transporter permease produces the protein MSTTTGTATGAGAAPVVTAGTTTLRSRMTALARAELTLLGRSRATLFTALFVPLLLPLSVRSATDQMDLGKAGLSVGTVMLPAAIGFSLLFAVYTALTNIYVVRREELVLKRLRTGELRDPEILVGAALPAAGIALGQCVLLAIGCTVLLDLGAPPAPHLAVLGVLLGIVLCVALAAVTASFSRTAESAQVTSLPLMFVSLLGSGITVPLEVLPQRLASVCELLPLSPVIALVRGGWTGDLSAYDALGALATALAWTVLAVFAVRRWFRWEPRR, from the coding sequence ATGAGCACGACCACGGGTACGGCGACGGGGGCGGGCGCGGCGCCCGTCGTCACGGCCGGGACGACGACCCTCAGGAGCCGGATGACCGCGCTCGCCCGCGCCGAGCTGACGCTGCTGGGGCGGAGCCGGGCCACCCTGTTCACGGCCTTGTTCGTGCCGTTGCTGCTGCCGCTCAGTGTGCGGTCGGCGACGGACCAGATGGACCTGGGGAAGGCCGGGCTGAGCGTCGGGACGGTCATGCTCCCCGCCGCCATCGGCTTCTCGCTGCTCTTCGCGGTCTACACCGCCCTCACCAACATCTATGTCGTACGCCGCGAGGAACTCGTCCTGAAGCGGCTGCGGACCGGTGAGCTGCGCGACCCGGAGATCCTGGTCGGCGCCGCGCTGCCCGCCGCGGGCATCGCGCTCGGACAGTGCGTGCTCCTCGCGATCGGCTGCACGGTCCTGCTCGACCTCGGGGCGCCGCCCGCACCCCACCTGGCCGTGCTGGGGGTGCTGCTGGGCATCGTCCTGTGCGTGGCGCTGGCGGCGGTCACCGCGAGCTTCAGCCGTACCGCCGAGAGCGCGCAGGTCACCAGCCTGCCGCTGATGTTCGTTTCGCTGCTCGGGTCGGGCATCACCGTGCCGCTCGAAGTGCTCCCCCAGCGCCTGGCGTCCGTCTGCGAACTGCTGCCGCTCAGCCCCGTCATCGCACTGGTGCGCGGCGGCTGGACCGGCGACCTGTCCGCGTACGACGCCCTGGGTGCCCTCGCCACCGCGCTGGCCTGGACCGTGCTCGCGGTGTTTGCTGTACGGCGGTGGTTCCGCTGGGAACCGCGCCGATGA
- a CDS encoding phosphoribosylaminoimidazolesuccinocarboxamide synthase → MSGFVEKPEPIQIPGLVHLHTGKVRELYQNEAGDLVMVASDRTSAFDWVLPTEIPDKGRVLTQLSLWWFDQLADLVPNHVLSTELPPGAPADWAGRTLVCKSLTMVPVEAVARGYLTGSGLLEYNDSRTVCGLALPEGLVDGSELPAPIFTPATKAAVGEHDENVSYEEVARQVGAETAAQLRQTTLAVYGRARDIARDRGIILADTKFEFGYEGDTLVLADEVLTPDSSRFWPADRWEPGQAQPSFDKQFVRDWLTSPASGWDRKSEQPPPPLPEEIVAATRAKYVEAYERLTGISWS, encoded by the coding sequence GTGTCCGGATTCGTAGAAAAGCCCGAGCCGATCCAGATTCCGGGCCTGGTACATCTGCACACCGGCAAGGTGCGCGAGCTGTACCAGAACGAGGCGGGCGACCTCGTGATGGTCGCCAGCGACCGAACGTCCGCGTTCGACTGGGTGCTGCCGACGGAGATCCCCGACAAGGGGCGCGTCCTCACGCAGCTGTCCCTCTGGTGGTTCGACCAGCTCGCCGACCTGGTCCCGAACCACGTCCTGAGCACGGAGCTCCCGCCGGGCGCCCCCGCCGACTGGGCGGGCCGCACCCTCGTCTGCAAGTCGCTCACGATGGTCCCGGTGGAGGCCGTGGCCCGCGGTTACCTCACCGGCTCGGGCCTGCTGGAGTACAACGACTCCCGTACGGTCTGCGGTCTCGCTCTCCCGGAGGGCCTGGTCGACGGCTCGGAGCTGCCGGCGCCGATCTTCACCCCGGCCACCAAGGCCGCCGTCGGCGAGCACGACGAGAACGTGTCGTACGAGGAGGTCGCCCGCCAGGTCGGCGCGGAGACCGCAGCCCAGCTGCGCCAGACGACCCTCGCGGTGTACGGCCGTGCCCGGGACATCGCCCGGGACCGGGGCATCATCCTGGCCGACACCAAGTTCGAGTTCGGCTACGAGGGCGACACCCTCGTTCTCGCCGACGAGGTTCTCACCCCGGACTCCTCCCGCTTCTGGCCGGCCGACCGGTGGGAGCCGGGCCAGGCCCAGCCGTCCTTCGACAAGCAGTTCGTCCGCGACTGGCTGACCTCACCGGCCTCCGGCTGGGACCGCAAGAGCGAGCAGCCCCCGCCGCCGCTGCCCGAGGAGATCGTCGCCGCGACCCGGGCCAAGTACGTGGAGGCGTACGAGCGCCTGACGGGCATCAGCTGGAGCTAG
- the purL gene encoding phosphoribosylformylglycinamidine synthase subunit PurL produces the protein MSRTPLDTVEHAAATPDVELPWAELGLKKDEYERVVEILGRRPTGAELAMYSVMWSEHCSYKSSKVHLRQFGEKAPQSDALLVGIGENAGVVDVGQGYAVTFKVESHNHPSYVEPYQGAATGVGGIVRDIIAMGARPVAVVDPLRFGAADHPDTKRVLPGVVAGIGGYGNCLGLPNIGGEVVFDACYQGNPLVNAGAIGVMRHEDIHLAKASGAGNKVILYGARTGGDGIGGASILASETFDDAKPSKRPAVQVGDPFQEKLLIECTLEAFKEKLVVGIQDLGAAGLSCATSELASNGSGGMRVTLDDVPLRDSTLSPEEILMSESQERMCAVVEPEKVDRFLEICDKWDVIATVIGEVTDGDRLEIFWHGGKIVDVDPRTVAHDGPVYERPYARPEWQDALQADDANKLPRPATSEELREQVLKLVASPNQASKSWITSQYDHFVQGNTVLAQPEDSGMIRVDEESGLGVAIATDGNGRYAKLDPYHGAQLALAEAYRNVATTGAKPLAVSDCLNFGSPEDPAVMWQFAEAVRGLADACLQLGTPVTGGNVSLYNQTGEVAIHPTPVVAVLGVIDDVARRTPVAFQEEGQLLYLLGDTREEFGGSAWSQVVHDHLGGLPPQVDLERERLLAEILISASRDGMIDSAHDLSDGGLVQAVVESALLGGKGARLIVPDGLDAFTFLLSESAGRAVVAVPRSEEVRFNDMCGARGLPVTRIGVVDGDSVEIQGEFTLPLEELRTAHEGTIPALLA, from the coding sequence ATGAGCCGGACGCCTCTGGACACGGTCGAGCACGCGGCCGCGACCCCCGACGTCGAGCTGCCCTGGGCCGAACTGGGCCTGAAGAAGGACGAGTACGAGCGGGTCGTCGAGATCCTCGGCCGCCGGCCCACCGGTGCCGAGCTCGCCATGTACTCCGTCATGTGGTCCGAGCACTGCTCGTACAAGTCCTCGAAGGTCCACCTCCGCCAGTTCGGCGAGAAGGCGCCCCAGTCGGACGCCCTGCTCGTCGGCATCGGTGAGAACGCGGGCGTGGTCGACGTCGGCCAGGGCTACGCGGTCACCTTCAAGGTCGAGTCGCACAACCACCCCTCCTACGTCGAGCCCTACCAGGGCGCGGCCACGGGTGTCGGCGGCATCGTCCGCGACATCATCGCGATGGGCGCCCGCCCGGTCGCGGTCGTGGACCCCCTGCGGTTCGGCGCGGCCGACCACCCCGACACCAAGCGCGTCCTGCCGGGCGTCGTCGCCGGCATCGGCGGCTACGGCAACTGCCTGGGCCTGCCGAACATCGGCGGCGAGGTCGTCTTCGACGCCTGCTACCAGGGCAACCCGCTGGTCAACGCCGGTGCCATCGGTGTCATGCGGCACGAGGACATCCACCTCGCCAAGGCCTCCGGCGCCGGCAACAAGGTCATCCTCTACGGGGCCCGCACGGGCGGCGACGGCATCGGCGGCGCCTCGATCCTGGCGAGCGAGACCTTCGACGACGCCAAGCCGTCGAAGCGCCCCGCCGTCCAGGTCGGCGACCCCTTCCAGGAGAAGCTCCTCATCGAGTGCACCCTGGAGGCGTTCAAGGAGAAGCTGGTCGTCGGCATCCAGGACCTCGGCGCGGCCGGTCTCTCCTGCGCCACGTCCGAGCTGGCCTCCAACGGCTCCGGCGGCATGCGCGTGACGCTGGACGACGTACCGCTGCGCGACTCGACCCTCTCGCCCGAGGAAATCCTCATGAGCGAGTCGCAGGAACGCATGTGCGCGGTCGTGGAGCCGGAGAAGGTCGACCGGTTCCTGGAGATCTGCGACAAGTGGGATGTCATCGCCACGGTGATCGGTGAGGTCACGGACGGCGACCGTCTCGAAATCTTCTGGCACGGCGGCAAGATCGTCGACGTCGACCCGCGCACGGTCGCGCACGACGGCCCGGTCTACGAGCGCCCGTACGCCCGCCCCGAGTGGCAGGACGCGCTCCAGGCGGACGACGCGAACAAGCTGCCGCGCCCGGCGACCAGCGAGGAACTGCGTGAGCAGGTTCTGAAGCTGGTGGCCTCCCCGAACCAGGCCTCCAAGTCCTGGATCACCAGCCAGTACGACCACTTCGTGCAGGGCAACACGGTGCTCGCCCAGCCCGAGGACTCCGGCATGATCCGCGTCGACGAGGAGAGCGGCCTCGGCGTCGCCATCGCGACGGACGGCAACGGCCGGTACGCCAAGCTGGACCCGTACCACGGCGCCCAGCTGGCCCTGGCGGAGGCGTACCGCAACGTCGCCACCACCGGTGCCAAGCCCCTCGCCGTCTCCGACTGCCTGAACTTCGGCTCGCCGGAGGACCCGGCGGTCATGTGGCAGTTCGCGGAGGCCGTACGCGGTCTCGCGGACGCCTGCCTGCAGTTGGGCACCCCGGTGACCGGCGGCAACGTCTCCCTCTACAACCAGACGGGCGAGGTGGCCATCCACCCCACCCCGGTCGTCGCGGTCCTGGGCGTCATCGACGACGTCGCCCGCCGCACACCCGTCGCCTTCCAGGAAGAGGGCCAGCTCCTCTACCTCCTCGGTGACACCCGTGAGGAGTTCGGCGGCTCGGCCTGGTCCCAGGTCGTCCACGACCACCTCGGCGGTCTGCCCCCGCAGGTCGACCTGGAGCGTGAGCGCCTGCTGGCCGAGATCCTGATCTCCGCCTCCCGCGACGGCATGATCGACTCCGCGCACGACCTCTCCGACGGCGGCCTGGTCCAGGCGGTCGTGGAGTCGGCCCTGCTCGGCGGCAAGGGCGCGCGCCTGATCGTCCCGGACGGCCTGGACGCCTTCACCTTCCTCCTCTCGGAGTCGGCCGGCCGCGCCGTCGTGGCCGTCCCCCGCTCCGAGGAGGTCCGCTTCAACGACATGTGCGGCGCGCGGGGCCTGCCCGTGACCCGTATCGGTGTCGTCGACGGCGACTCCGTGGAGATCCAGGGCGAGTTCACCCTCCCCCTGGAAGAGCTGCGCACGGCCCACGAGGGCACGATCCCGGCGCTGCTGGCGTAG
- a CDS encoding histone-like nucleoid-structuring protein Lsr2: MAQRVVVTLSDDIDGSEAAETIAFGLDGKSYEIDLNEANAKKLRKALAPYVDAGRKRSRSGKAYKQTQVAPDPAAVRAWAQANKLEVPARGRIPKRVYEAFAEAQ; encoded by the coding sequence GTGGCGCAGCGTGTCGTGGTCACTCTCTCCGACGACATCGACGGCTCGGAAGCGGCGGAAACGATCGCCTTCGGACTCGACGGCAAGTCGTACGAGATCGACCTGAACGAAGCCAATGCCAAGAAACTGCGTAAGGCGCTCGCGCCCTACGTGGACGCCGGCCGCAAGCGGTCGAGGTCGGGCAAGGCGTACAAGCAGACCCAGGTCGCTCCGGACCCGGCGGCCGTCCGGGCCTGGGCCCAGGCCAACAAGCTGGAGGTTCCCGCGCGCGGCCGGATCCCCAAGAGGGTCTACGAGGCGTTCGCCGAGGCGCAGTAG
- a CDS encoding sensor histidine kinase: MRGPGAWWRGKSTPAKVETYTRWSFHSFPVIEVAAFGLPLFGNVPMVHAGWLFTLLCGHAVLASVTGSRALDWVRGTREQPLRLMWSLGVATVVLGIAAFALADAGHGEDTATALGGMFGGVLVFGLGMITLGIHKRRRVLYLIAGFAGGSGVLVLAVGASWTAALGTSIAVLFGTSFFAFTSVFSVWLLRAVYELDDARETRARLAVAEERLRFGRDLHDVIGRNLAVIALKSELAVQLARRERPEAVEQMIEVQRIAQESQREVREVVRGYREADLGVELAGAQGVLAAAGIDCSVDGAVAAGLPGEVQSALAWVVRETTTNVLRHGNAVQCAVGLKVMEGQVVLTVENDGIRAVGEGEEPVGDESARRSVGAGSGLAGLRERLAVVDGTLEAGPVGAEAFRVVARVPLGSTGSPRTSRATGAAGSAGSEAASGAASGSASRSAAAAGPAVVRESAS; encoded by the coding sequence ATGCGGGGGCCGGGGGCGTGGTGGCGGGGCAAGAGCACACCCGCCAAGGTGGAGACGTACACGCGGTGGTCGTTCCACTCGTTCCCGGTGATCGAGGTCGCCGCGTTCGGACTGCCGCTCTTCGGCAACGTGCCGATGGTCCACGCGGGCTGGCTGTTCACGCTGCTGTGCGGGCACGCGGTGCTCGCCTCGGTGACCGGGTCCCGGGCGCTCGACTGGGTGCGGGGCACCCGCGAGCAGCCGCTGCGGCTCATGTGGTCGCTCGGGGTGGCCACCGTGGTGCTCGGCATCGCCGCGTTCGCGCTCGCCGACGCCGGGCACGGTGAGGACACCGCCACCGCGCTGGGCGGGATGTTCGGCGGGGTGCTGGTCTTCGGCCTCGGCATGATCACGCTCGGCATCCACAAGCGGCGGCGTGTGCTGTACCTGATAGCGGGTTTCGCGGGCGGCTCCGGAGTGCTGGTCCTCGCGGTGGGAGCCTCCTGGACCGCCGCGTTGGGCACGTCGATCGCGGTGCTGTTCGGCACCTCGTTCTTCGCCTTCACCTCCGTCTTCTCCGTCTGGCTCCTCAGAGCCGTCTACGAACTCGACGACGCCCGCGAGACCCGTGCCCGGCTCGCCGTCGCCGAGGAACGGCTCCGCTTCGGGCGGGACCTGCACGACGTGATAGGCCGCAACCTCGCGGTCATCGCCCTGAAGAGCGAGCTGGCCGTCCAGCTGGCCCGCCGGGAACGGCCCGAGGCCGTCGAGCAGATGATCGAGGTCCAGCGGATCGCGCAGGAGTCGCAGCGCGAGGTGCGGGAGGTCGTCCGGGGCTACCGGGAGGCCGACCTCGGGGTCGAACTCGCCGGTGCGCAGGGCGTGCTGGCTGCGGCCGGCATCGACTGCTCGGTCGACGGGGCGGTCGCCGCCGGGCTGCCCGGCGAGGTGCAGTCCGCGCTCGCCTGGGTGGTGCGCGAAACGACGACGAACGTGCTGCGGCACGGCAACGCCGTGCAGTGCGCGGTGGGGTTGAAGGTGATGGAGGGGCAGGTGGTGCTGACCGTGGAGAACGACGGGATACGGGCCGTCGGAGAGGGTGAGGAGCCGGTGGGGGACGAGAGCGCCCGGCGGTCTGTCGGCGCCGGGTCCGGGCTCGCCGGGCTGCGGGAGCGGCTGGCGGTGGTGGACGGGACGCTGGAGGCGGGGCCGGTGGGCGCGGAGGCGTTCCGGGTGGTGGCCAGGGTGCCGCTCGGGTCGACGGGCTCGCCGAGGACGTCGAGGGCGACGGGGGCGGCGGGGTCGGCGGGGTCGGAAGCGGCCTCCGGGGCGGCCTCGGGCTCGGCTTCGAGGAGCGCCGCGGCGGCCGGCCCGGCTGTCGTACGGGAGAGCGCGTCATGA